Within Raineyella sp. W15-4, the genomic segment GATCGATGCACAACCTGCGCGGATCCGTGAAGAACTACGTCTGGGGGACGACGGACCGCATCCCGGCACTGCTGGGGCAGAGACCGACCGGGGAACCGTACGCCGAGTACTGGCTGGGAGCTCATCCCGCCGGCCCGGCGACCGTCGACGGCGTGGGCCTGGACGCCGCGATCGCCGCCGATCCCGCGGTGCTGGGGGAGCGCTCGCGGCAGGTGTTCGGCGATCGGTTGCCGTTCCTGATGAAACTGCTGAGCGCCGCCCGGGCGCTGTCGCTGCAGGTGCACCCCACCGCCGCGCAGGCCCGCGAGGGGTTCGTCCGGGAGAACGGGGCGGGCGTCGCGCTCGGCGATCCGGCTCGGACGTACAGGGACGACTGGCCCAAGCCGGAGATCATGGTTGCGCTGGAGCCCTTCGAGGCCCTGTACGGGTTCCGCGACCCGCGGCGCAGCGCCGCGATCCTGCGGGCGCTCGGCGGAGAGGCCGCCGACGGTCTCGCGAGCCGACTGGACGCCGAGGATGTCGATCTGGTGGCGATCGTCCGGGATCTGCTGACCGACGGGGACCCGGTGCTTGTTGCTGCGCTGGCGGCGGATGCGGACCGGGCGGCGGATCGGACCCGGCTCGGTGATGAGCGGGAGGTGGCCGATGCCCGCGACACCGTGGCCCGGCTGGGCCGGGAGTACCCCGGCGACCCGGGGATCGTCGTCGCGCTGCTGATGAACCGGCGGCGGCTGGAGCCGCTGCAGGCCCTCTACGTGCCCGCCGGGGTGATGCACGCCTACCTGTCCGGCACCGGGGTCGAGGTGATGGCTTCGTCGGACAACGTCGTCCGCGGTGGGCTGACCCCCAAACACATCGATCTGCAGGGGCTGACCGAGGTGGTCGACCCGCGGCCGTCGGTCCCGACGTTGGTCCCGGTCGAGTCGGTCGGCGACGGGGTGAGCCGCTACCTGACCCCGGCGCCGCACTTCGCGCTGTGGCGGGTGGACCCGTCGGCGGCGGCCCGGACGCTGCCGGCCACCGACAGCCCGCGGATCTTCCTGACCGTACGCGGCGCCTGCCGGCTGACCCGCGATGGCGAGGAACACCGCCTCCGCAGTGGGGAGGCGGTGTTCCTCGCGGCGGGCGAAGCGGTGCAGGTCACCGGCGAGGGGCTCGGCTTCCTCACCTCGATCGGCGGGTAGTTGCCGCGCCGGCCGCCAGGCCTGGGCCGTGTCGGTCGTTCAGACCGCCGCGCCCGCCCGGTCCAGGTGGCCGGCGAGGGTGAACATCGGGTGCTGCCACGGCGAGGCGCCCTCGGTGGCCAGGTCGGCCAGCACCGCGCCGTACGCCGGCGCGAACTTGAACCCGTTGCCGGACATGCCGGCCGCGACGACGATCCGGCCGGTGCCGACCCGGTCGATCACCGGAACGTGGTCCGGGGTCACCGAGTCGTGGTGGATCGACCAGCGGACCGGGTCCGGGACCAGATCGGGCATCATCCGCTGGGCCTGCTCCCCGGCCCAGGCCAGCTGCTCCGGGGTGATCCGGGCCGGCAGCTGTGACGGGTGGTCGATCGGGTCCCAGTCGATCTTCGGGCACATCTTGATGCTGTAGCCGTCCAGGCTCGGCGCGCCGAAGGCGTGCACCCCGTCCAGGTCCCGCATGAACACCGGCAGCCGGTCCGGGGTGAACCGGTCGATGTGGCGCGGCATGAACCAGGTCAGGGCGTACGCCTCGACGTGCAGCAGGGAGTGCAGCTCCGGCAGCACCCGGGTGGTCCACGACCCGGCGGTGACCACCACCCGGGCCGCCCGGACGGTTCCGGCGCTGGTGGTGACGGTCACCCCGTCGGCGTCCTCGGCCAGGCTGAGCACCTCGGTGTGGTAGCGCACCTCGGCGCCCGCGGCGACGGCCTGCTCGGTGGCGGTCATCACCGCCACCTCCGGGCGGAGCCCGCCGCCCAGTTCGTCGAGGATGCCGATGTCCTCGGCGCGGACGGCGAACTGTGGGAACTCCGCCCGCAACCCGTCGGCGTCGAGGAGGCGGTGCGGCAGGTCGTACGCCCGGATCGAGCGGAGGGTGGACTCCAGGTCCTGGTGGCCCGCCGGCCCCACGCTCAGCGCCCCGACCGGCAGCAGGATGCTCCGGCCCGACTCGGCCTCGAGCTCCTGCCACAGCCGGCGGGCCTCCAGCAGGGCGGGGATGTAGAGCTGGCCCTCCTTGGCCGCCGCCCGGTAGAGCCGGGACTCCCCGCTGAACGATCCGTGGGTGTGGGCGGGACCGTACTGCTCGATCCCCAGCACCCTCAGCCCGGGGCGCCGGCTGAGGCGCCACAGCGCCATCGACCCCATCGTCCCCACTCCGATGACGGCCACGTCGACGTCCGTCACCGTGCTGTCGCTGCTCATCGTGTCCTCCGTCCGTGCGTTGCGTGTGATGTGTGTGATCCGGATGTTCCGTACGTACGGCCGGCGTCCGTCATGCCAGCTCCGGGGTGTCCCACAGGTTCAGCGGGGTGCCGATGCCCAGCTCCAGCGCCCGGCGGTAGACCGTGGTGCCCCAGGCGACGTCCTCGACCGGCATGCCGCCGACCGACATCAGCACGATCTCGTCGTCGTCGCGGCGGCCGGGCAGCTCGCCGATGACGATCCGGCCGATGTCCTCCATCTGGTCGCGGGTCATCCGGCCGTCCTCGATCATGTCGGTGAACTTGCAGCCGATGATCGGGATGGAGTGGTGGGTGGGACCGACCGTCTCCTCGGCCCAGGCCTCGTACAGGCCGGACGCGTCGACGACCTTGCGGACGTCGGCGGCCTCCATGCCCTCGTCGATCTCGCACAGCGACGGCATCACCAGGAAGGCGCCCGGCTTGACCCACTCCCGCTTGACCAGTGGGTAGCTACTGGGGTCACCCTCCTCCCCGGAGGTGCAGTAGGTGACGATGTCGGAGCCGCGCACCACGTCCGCCAGCTCGTCGACCACGGTGACGGTGGTGATCTGGGGCAGCTCGGTGCCGATCCAGTCGATGAAGGCGGCCAGGCTCGCCGCACCGCGGCCCTTGACCTTGACGGTGTGGATGCCGGGGCAGGCGACGAGGAAGGCCTGCAGCGCGGTCCGGGCCATCACGCCCGGGCCGGCGATGCCGACGACCTCCGCATCGGGCCGGGCCAGGTGCCGGGCGCCGACCCCGGGCACCGCGCCGGTGCGGTAGGCGGACAGCAGGTTGGCCGACATGAAGGCCAGTGGGGCGCCGGTGTCGGTGTCGTTCAGGGTGAACATCAGGATCGACCGGGGCAGACCCTTGGCCCGGTTGTCCTTGTTGGAGCCGTACCACTTCACGCCGGTGGTGCCGAAGGAGCCGCCCAGGTAGGCGGGCATCGCCATGAACCGGCGGTCGGCGGTGTTGGCCGGCATGGTCGGGAACGGCGACTCGTCGGGGAAGGTGACCATCGCGCCGTGTGAGTCGTTGTTGGCCCCGGCCATCCGGTAGTCGCCGGTGGCGAGCAGGGCGAACATCTCCTCCATGGTGTCGACGCAGGCGGCCATGTCGGTGACCCCGGCGGCGATCATGTCCTGTTCGGAGAGGTAACGGAAGTCGATCGCGGTCGACGGCGCGGCGGTGCCGGCGGGGGCGGTCGCGGGGGCCGGAACGGTGCCGGTCGGGGTGGAGTCCGGGGCGGTGGTGCGGATCACGGTCGTGGTCATGGCTGCTCCTGTGCGGTCAGGCGTGCGGGTCAGGCGGAGATGTGGTCGGTGAGGTCGGCGTACAGCTCGGGCTTCCGGGCCCGCAGATGCAGGGCCTGCGCATAGCCGCCGGCCAGGGCCAGCGGGACGGTGGCGATCAGCCCGACCGTGAGCGCGCCGCCCCCGCCGACCAGGACCGGGAAGTACGCGACGATCAGAGCGGTCATCACGACCAGGCCGATCAGCCCGACGGCGGGCAGGATCCGGGTCTCCCAGACCGAGCCGACGACGTCGCGGTGCCGGGCGAAGAAGACCATCACGGCCAGCGAGGTCAGTGCCATCAGCACGACCACGCCGAGGGTGGCGACCCCGGACAGCCAGGTGAAGACGGCGAGCACCGGGTCGAGTCCGGCGACCGCGAGGACGACGACGAGGACGGCGGTGGTGACGGTCTGGGCCAGCGAGGAGGGGGACGGCGAGCCGTGCACCGGGTGCACGCCCTTGAGGACCGCCGGGAGGGTGCCGGCGTGCGCCATCGAGTGCTGGTACCGGGCGATGACGTTGTGGAAGGACAGTACGCAGGCGAACAGCGAGGTGAGCAGCAGGACGTTGACGATGGCGCCGCCGATCGGGCCGAGGTAGGCGGCGGTCACGTTGATCACCATCGCGCCGGGGTCCTGGGCGGCGATCTCGAGCACCTTGCTCGGGCCCTCGGCCATCACCAGCACCCAGGCGCCGAAGGTGTAGAAGACGCCGATCAGGATGACCGCGGCGTACGTCGCCCGGGGGATGGTCCGTTCCGGCTGCCGCGCCTCGTCGCGGTAGATGGCGGTGGACTCGAAGCCGATGAAGCCGGCGGCGGCGAACATCAGCCCCACGCCCGGGGCGCCGGAGACGACATTGGCGGGGGCGAACGGGGCCAGGGACAGTCCCTCGGCACCGCCGGTCGCGATCACCGCGACGCCCAGCGCGAGCACGATCAGGATCTCCCCGATCAGCAGCAGGCCGAGCACCTTGGAGCTCAGCTCAATGTGGCGGTAGCCGAGGTAGCCGACCAGGCCGATCACGGCCAGGGTGTAGAGCCACCAGGGCAGCTCCGGGCCGCCCAGGGCGGTGATCGTCATGTTGAGACTGAAGCCCAGGTACGCGTACACGGCGACCTGGACGGCCGTGTAGGTGAGCAGCGCGAGGTAGGCCGCGCCCAGGCCCCAGCGGCGGTCGAGCCCGTAGCCGACGTAGGTGAAGAAGGCGCCGGGCTTGGGTACCAGCCGGCTCATCGTGCTGAGGCCGACGGAGAAGGGCAGCAGGACCAGGGCCACGGCGGCGAACATCGCCGGGTAGCCGGGGCCGTTGCCGAGCAGGATGCCGAGCGGTGCGCCGCCGGCGATGACGGTGAGCGGTGCGGCGGCGGCGACGACCATGAACACGATCGGGCCGGGCCCGAGGGAACCTGTCAGGCGATGTTCGGCGGTGGTGGTCGCCGTGTCCGGTGCGAGTGATGTCATGCCGACGATGCTCGGCGGGGTGTGTTTCAGCCGGCCCCCGTGCG encodes:
- the manA gene encoding mannose-6-phosphate isomerase, class I, whose translation is MHNLRGSVKNYVWGTTDRIPALLGQRPTGEPYAEYWLGAHPAGPATVDGVGLDAAIAADPAVLGERSRQVFGDRLPFLMKLLSAARALSLQVHPTAAQAREGFVRENGAGVALGDPARTYRDDWPKPEIMVALEPFEALYGFRDPRRSAAILRALGGEAADGLASRLDAEDVDLVAIVRDLLTDGDPVLVAALAADADRAADRTRLGDEREVADARDTVARLGREYPGDPGIVVALLMNRRRLEPLQALYVPAGVMHAYLSGTGVEVMASSDNVVRGGLTPKHIDLQGLTEVVDPRPSVPTLVPVESVGDGVSRYLTPAPHFALWRVDPSAAARTLPATDSPRIFLTVRGACRLTRDGEEHRLRSGEAVFLAAGEAVQVTGEGLGFLTSIGG
- a CDS encoding APC family permease yields the protein MTSLAPDTATTTAEHRLTGSLGPGPIVFMVVAAAAPLTVIAGGAPLGILLGNGPGYPAMFAAVALVLLPFSVGLSTMSRLVPKPGAFFTYVGYGLDRRWGLGAAYLALLTYTAVQVAVYAYLGFSLNMTITALGGPELPWWLYTLAVIGLVGYLGYRHIELSSKVLGLLLIGEILIVLALGVAVIATGGAEGLSLAPFAPANVVSGAPGVGLMFAAAGFIGFESTAIYRDEARQPERTIPRATYAAVILIGVFYTFGAWVLVMAEGPSKVLEIAAQDPGAMVINVTAAYLGPIGGAIVNVLLLTSLFACVLSFHNVIARYQHSMAHAGTLPAVLKGVHPVHGSPSPSSLAQTVTTAVLVVVLAVAGLDPVLAVFTWLSGVATLGVVVLMALTSLAVMVFFARHRDVVGSVWETRILPAVGLIGLVVMTALIVAYFPVLVGGGGALTVGLIATVPLALAGGYAQALHLRARKPELYADLTDHISA
- a CDS encoding tyramine oxidase subunit B, which encodes MTTTVIRTTAPDSTPTGTVPAPATAPAGTAAPSTAIDFRYLSEQDMIAAGVTDMAACVDTMEEMFALLATGDYRMAGANNDSHGAMVTFPDESPFPTMPANTADRRFMAMPAYLGGSFGTTGVKWYGSNKDNRAKGLPRSILMFTLNDTDTGAPLAFMSANLLSAYRTGAVPGVGARHLARPDAEVVGIAGPGVMARTALQAFLVACPGIHTVKVKGRGAASLAAFIDWIGTELPQITTVTVVDELADVVRGSDIVTYCTSGEEGDPSSYPLVKREWVKPGAFLVMPSLCEIDEGMEAADVRKVVDASGLYEAWAEETVGPTHHSIPIIGCKFTDMIEDGRMTRDQMEDIGRIVIGELPGRRDDDEIVLMSVGGMPVEDVAWGTTVYRRALELGIGTPLNLWDTPELA
- the solA gene encoding N-methyl-L-tryptophan oxidase, encoding MSSDSTVTDVDVAVIGVGTMGSMALWRLSRRPGLRVLGIEQYGPAHTHGSFSGESRLYRAAAKEGQLYIPALLEARRLWQELEAESGRSILLPVGALSVGPAGHQDLESTLRSIRAYDLPHRLLDADGLRAEFPQFAVRAEDIGILDELGGGLRPEVAVMTATEQAVAAGAEVRYHTEVLSLAEDADGVTVTTSAGTVRAARVVVTAGSWTTRVLPELHSLLHVEAYALTWFMPRHIDRFTPDRLPVFMRDLDGVHAFGAPSLDGYSIKMCPKIDWDPIDHPSQLPARITPEQLAWAGEQAQRMMPDLVPDPVRWSIHHDSVTPDHVPVIDRVGTGRIVVAAGMSGNGFKFAPAYGAVLADLATEGASPWQHPMFTLAGHLDRAGAAV